The proteins below come from a single Polynucleobacter necessarius genomic window:
- a CDS encoding segregation and condensation protein A, producing the protein MTEPGTQPIPDLLDSTPSVTDGMSEAFAKLYGEPLFKLPTDLYIPPDALEVFLEAFEGPLDLLLYLIRKQNFNVLDIPMAQVTQQYLGYIDQIRHHNLELAAEYLLMAAMLIEIKSRMLLPMKKADSEEEVEDPRAELVRRLLEYERMKLAAQELDQIPQQGRDFQVAHGFVDTTVAITWPEVNLEDLQMAWRDVLHRTKLNQHHTITREELSVRDFMTRILRRLHNAKFVEFGELFEDAIKSGKGIPVVIVNFIAMLELSREALVEITQAEPYAPIYVRLAYTPVA; encoded by the coding sequence ATGACTGAGCCAGGCACTCAGCCAATACCCGATTTACTCGACAGCACCCCATCCGTTACTGATGGGATGTCGGAAGCGTTCGCCAAACTGTACGGCGAACCTCTTTTTAAGCTCCCAACAGATCTCTACATTCCACCAGATGCGCTAGAAGTTTTTCTGGAAGCATTTGAAGGTCCGTTAGATCTTCTGCTGTATTTAATTCGTAAACAGAACTTCAATGTTCTGGATATTCCAATGGCTCAAGTTACTCAACAGTACTTGGGCTATATCGATCAGATTCGCCATCACAATCTCGAACTGGCCGCCGAATACTTATTGATGGCTGCCATGTTGATAGAAATCAAATCACGCATGCTGCTTCCGATGAAGAAAGCAGATAGCGAGGAAGAAGTTGAAGACCCCCGTGCAGAACTAGTACGCCGCCTCTTGGAGTACGAGCGCATGAAGTTAGCTGCACAAGAACTTGATCAAATCCCTCAGCAAGGCCGAGATTTCCAGGTTGCACATGGCTTCGTAGACACTACTGTTGCCATTACTTGGCCTGAAGTAAACCTAGAAGATCTACAAATGGCCTGGCGGGATGTGCTTCACCGTACCAAACTCAATCAACATCACACCATTACGCGCGAAGAATTATCGGTGCGTGACTTTATGACCCGCATCTTGCGTCGCCTCCACAATGCAAAATTTGTAGAATTTGGTGAATTGTTTGAAGATGCGATCAAGTCTGGCAAAGGTATTCCGGTGGTCATCGTGAACTTCATTGCGATGCTCGAACTCTCTCGCGAAGCTTTAGTCGAAATTACACAAGCAGAGCCATACGCACCCATTTATGTGCGCCTTGCATACACACCTGTTGCATGA
- a CDS encoding DUF3460 family protein codes for MARYQSEFTRFLNELKSEKPHLEADQQAGRALLWDKEPLTVEDQRRAKAAKLKQRAYVYSND; via the coding sequence ATGGCCAGATATCAATCTGAATTCACTCGGTTCTTAAATGAGCTCAAATCCGAGAAACCGCACTTGGAAGCTGATCAGCAAGCTGGTCGCGCCCTGCTTTGGGATAAAGAGCCCCTGACCGTAGAAGATCAACGTCGCGCCAAGGCTGCCAAACTAAAACAACGCGCTTACGTTTACTCGAATGACTGA